The Rhizobium leguminosarum DNA segment CCTCGATTGCGACTCGCACGGCAAGCCGCTACAAAATCGGCAACGGTCACCAAGCCTTCATTGTCGCAGGCTTTGACCGAGACCTCCGCTTCCGTTCCGGTGTTCTATCAACGGAAAACGTCCTTCCTCATAACAGGTGGCGCAATGTTCGAGGCCGAAGCCTTCTCCCCTCATGAAACGCTCGCGGCAGCGCTGATCGCACACGCAACCGATGGCGACGACGGCTCGCACGACCTTGCCCATATCCTGCGCGTCTTCCGGAACGCCATGCGCATCCATGCTCGAGAAGGCGGCGACGGGCGGGTGCTTACCGCTTCCGTGCTGCTGCACGACTGCGTCGCCGTCGAGAAGAATTCGCCACTGCGGGCAAAAGCGTCGGCCTTGGCGGCGGAAAAGGCATCGGCGATCCTGGCAGACCTCGGCTGGAGAGAGGCGGATATCGAGGCTGCGGCCCACGCGATCACCGCGCATAGTTTCTCGGCCCGGGGTGGCGCCGCAGACGCTGGAGGCAAAGATCCTCCAGGATGCCGACCGGCTGGATGCGATCGGCATGATCGGCGCCGCACGCTGCTTTTATATCGCCGGGCGACTGGGATCTGGCCTCTATGATCCGTTCGACCCGGCGGCAGCGAACCGCCCGCTTGATGACAAGCGTTATGCGATTGACCATTTCCAGACGAAGCTGTTCAAACTGGCGGAAGAATTCCAGACCGAGACCGGCCGCAGGCTGGCGGCCGATCGCGACAAAAGCCTGCGCGACTTCCTCCAGGCATTCATGGACGAGATCTAGAGCATGATGCCGAAAAGTGTGAGCGGTTTTCTCATGACATCATGCTCTAACTCTTTAATGTAGAACAGGATTCAGATTTTAGGCCGACCCGGCCTAATATCATCCTGTTCCAGGAGAACGGCATGCGTATCAGCGACCTCTTTATCTATCCCCTCAAGAGCGCCCGCGGCATCGCCCTGCCTTCGGCCGACATCGACGCCTATGGGCTTCCCGGCGACCGGCGGGCGATGATTACCGACGCACACGGGCACTTCATCACCCAGCGCGAATTACCGGACCTCGCGCGCATCGAAGTCCGGCCGGAACCCGGCGCTTTTCGGCTGCTGATGCAGGGAAAGCAGGAAATATCGGTGCCGCCGCCTCGGCCTGAAAGCCGCATAGATGTGAGCGTGTGGAAATCGACCGTCAGCGCCGCCGTCGCCGATCCCGGGAGCAACCGGCAGCTTTCTGAATGGCTCGGCCGCGAGGTGCGGCTGGTCTTCTTCGACGGACAGGCGCGGCGGACGGCGAATGCCGAATGGGCCGGCGAAGCCTCGCCAGTCACCTTTACCGACGGCTACCAGATCCTGGTGACGACCACCGGCTCGCTGAAGGCGCTGAACGCCGATCTCGCCGCCCATGGCGAGGGCAGCGTCGGGATGGAACGCTTTCGGCTGAACATCGTCATCGATATCGACGAGGCCTGGCCGGAGGACCGCTGGTCGGCGATCGAGATCGCCGGCATCCGCTTCGATCTCGTCAAACCCTGCTCGCGCTGCATCATGACGACGCAGGACCAGTTGACCGGCTCGCGCGAGGGGCCAAACCCGATGCCTGCCATGG contains these protein-coding regions:
- a CDS encoding MOSC domain-containing protein; translated protein: MRISDLFIYPLKSARGIALPSADIDAYGLPGDRRAMITDAHGHFITQRELPDLARIEVRPEPGAFRLLMQGKQEISVPPPRPESRIDVSVWKSTVSAAVADPGSNRQLSEWLGREVRLVFFDGQARRTANAEWAGEASPVTFTDGYQILVTTTGSLKALNADLAAHGEGSVGMERFRLNIVIDIDEAWPEDRWSAIEIAGIRFDLVKPCSRCIMTTQDQLTGSREGPNPMPAMGRIRMSADRRVPGPLFGWNVTPRGNGRITIGDAVSIIEERPEGWALKRRAAA